The nucleotide window CCCAGGGAGCGCGCTCCCTCGGCAATCACCGCGCGTTGCTCCCGAACAGCGAGCCGCCTGGCCGGACGAGCGGCCCCGCCAAGGGCAACGGCTAGCCGCTGCTCCTCGCTTCGAGGCTGGTGTCGCTGCAGCGAGGTCCACAACGCACGGCTCGCGAGAGTCACGCCGACCACCGAGGCCACCAGCAGCGCGATCGCCGGCGCCCAGCGACGTGGCACGCGCGCGGGTACCAGCTCGTCGCAGGCGCGCCCGATCAACAGGTTCGCCCGTCTGCGCGTTAGCGTCGCCGGCGCGGGCTGCGCGCGCGCTTGCTCAAGCGCACGACAGAGGAGCAGAAACTCCGCGTCTTCTTCCCCGCGCGGCCCGCGGCGCGAGTCGAGGCGCGTCCCCGCGGCGGCGTCCAAGTGGCCAGCAGCCCGCTCGAAGAGCGCGTCGACGTCTGGTCGGCCCGAAGGACGTGAGTCGGTCATGCATGCCTCCCAGCGTTGCTCTCGAGGCGTTGCAGGGCAGCCGGTTGTCGCGGTTGCGGCAGAGCGACAGGCGCCGAGAGGTGCTCGCGAATGCGCAAGCGGGCCGTGCGCAGGCGCGTGCTCACGGTACCCTCCGGGATCTCGAGCAGTCGCGCGATCTCGCCGGTCGTGTAGCCCTCGAGGTCGCGCAACGTGAACACGACGCGCTGCTCGGGCGGAAGCTGATTCAGGCAGCGCTGCAAACGGCAGAGCTCGCTATGTGCCTCGGTGCGGGCATGACCGCGGTCGGAGTGCTGCGCCTCCTCGATCGCGGGGGTGAGCGGGATGATCTTGCTGCGCGCGCGAAGGTGCGTCCAGGCGACGCGAATAGCGATGCGAGTCAGCCAGGTGCGAAACCGACAGTCACCGCGAAAGGTCTGCAACGATCGCACGGCCTCGATCAGCGCCTTCTGCGTCACGTCATCGAGCTCGCTGTCGGCGCCCAGCACACGCCAGGCGGCCTGGCGCACCGCCCGCAGCTCCTGCCGCAGCAGTCGGTCCAACGCCCCGCGATCTCCGGCCTGGGCCCGCCGCAGCAGGCGTGCCTCCGTCATCGACCGCCGAAGAGGGCGCCGACGGCCACAACCAACGTGCCCCTGACGCTGAAGTCAGCTTCCCCATAGAGGTTCACCGGTCCGGAGGCGTCGGAGTCGACGCGAAAGGCGACGTGCGCGGGGACCAGGGGCTGGCGCCAGCCGACTCGCACGATCGGACGCAGTCGGCCGGTGCCCATGCGGGCCTCGAGCCAGGGCAAGATATTCGCAGCCGCGGCGGTCTCGGTCAGCGGCGCTGCATTGTCGACCAGCACGATCGGCTTGCTCAGCTCGGCTTCGGCAGCGCAGCCGAACGCGAGGGTCAGACCCGGCCGTCGCCACAAATCAAAGCCGAGGGCCAGCCGGCCGACGAAGCCGGAGCCGGGTAGGACCGCGCGAGCATAGGCCGCCGCGGTACCGCCGGAGGAGGCCGTCCGCGCTCCCCCATTGACCCCGACGAAGCCGCCGGCGCCGAGGTCGAAGCTCCAACGCCCCGCCTGGTAGCCGCCGAGGAGCATCGCGCCGATGCGGAGGGCCGGCAGGTCGAGAAAGCCGCCTTCGGTGGTTGCTCCGACGCGCCACGGCGTGGGCCGACTCGGAGGCTCACTTGTGCTCACGAGCGTCGCTGCGGTCGGCGCCGGGATGGCGTCAACTGTCGGCATAGGCGCCGCCGCAGCGGGGGAGGGCGCGGGAACATCAGCGCTCGGCGTGGAGCTGGGCGAGGTGCTCTCCGCGACAATCAGCGCCAGGTTGCGCACGAGGAGCTCGCCGGCCAGGTCCGAGCTCGGCAGGATTCGTACTGAGCGCGACGATCCGTGGCGGTGGCGGAGATCGAGGAGCAGCGCGCCGCCCGAGTCGTCCGCGCTATGGCTGAGGCGTACGTGCCAGAGGGCCGCTTCGGGCTGGGCCACCACGGTCACACCGCGCAGCGCTAGGGCGCGCTCCAAGGCCTCGGCCGGGATGGGCGCGTCGACGGAGAGGCTCACCCGCACCGCGTAGGCGGAGCACGGCAAGGCCAAGACCAGCCCAATCAGCACGACCGTCAGCTTAGGTCTCATCGGATCCTCCCGGGAAAACTGCTCGTCCTGACAACGCGCTCGACGCCTCGCACGCCGAGCGCAGCGCTTCGCTCAGCGGTCGCGGGTCGCAATCGACCGGCAGCGCGCCCGAGCCACGGAACGCTGGTCGCCCAGCTCTCCTCATCGCGCGTGGTCGGCGTGCCACGGCCGGTGGACACCGCGGCAGCGCGCCGGCCCTCGCCCGTTGCCGTTCTCGCCCTCCTCTCCCTGTTGTCGCGCCGTCGCTTCGCTTCGGCCCTCGCTCACGACGCTGGCGCGTTCGTCCGCAGCGCAGGGTCGATGGGCTGCGTCAGCGCCCGCTGCAACGCCCGCGTCGGCGCCGGCGGCAGGGTCATCGCCAGCCGCGCCGCCGGCCTGGAGGATGGGCCAAGGCGCGAGGATCAGCGTGCCGTGGACAGCGCAGACCTCATTTCGGGAAGCGCGGTAGATCTCAGTCGTACCGCTGATTTGCGCGCTGATACACGGCCCGGTGGCCGAGAAGTCCTCGGCAGTGAGGGTCCATTCGAGGGGGCTGCCCCAGCTGAGCCACGGGCCCAGCCACGGGTCCAGCCACGGGTCCCGATCGGACGCATGAGACGCGTACCTGAGGGGGTGGAGCAGCGGGTCCACCCGATGCACCGCACCCAGGTAGGGCGCTGCGTCGGAGAGGTCGGCGATGAAGTCGACGGACGAGGTCTCGGCGATATTGACCAGCGCGAGCGCGCCGTCGAGGCGTGCGGTGCGGTAGGCGGGGCCCAGCGCCAATGCCGATCGGGCGTAGGGCTGACCCTCGCAATCCAAGGACAGCGCAATCACCGATCGCAGCGCTCGCCCCGGCGTGAGGTCAATGCGAGAGGCGCTTCGGCTGCATTGATAGAGCACATCGCTGGGGTGCAGTGGGTCCTCGCCACCGCCAGCGCCTGGCTCGGACGGAAAGGCGAGCCCCCCGTCCCCCAACCAGCCAAAAGGCCCCCGTTCGAGTGGGATTTCGCGATAGGACTCGCCGCAGGCGCAAAGCGCTGCGGCCGCGACGGCGATGCCGGCTACGAACGGGTGCATCCCAACGGTTGAGCTCTTCAAGGCGAACCCTCCTCTTGGCGTCTTGATGCGGCTCTGGGGCCGTAGGGGATTAGTGGGGCCGCCCCGGGGCTTCTCATTGCGTCTTTCTTTCTCCACGGGTGAAAGGCGGTCGTTCCCAGCGACTGACACCCCTCGGCGCAAGCTGGCAAGCAAGCCGCGCGCCGGACCGACGGCGACGGCTACGCGCTCTCATCCGCGCGCCTCAAGGTCAGCGCGCGCGAAGTGCCGAGCACTGACCCGCGCGAGGACTCGCTTGCCGGGCCGCGCTAGCGCCCTTGAGCTTCGGTCGCAGCAGCGGAGGATCGGGCAGCGATTGGCGGTCCGCGAAAGGGCGTGACGCTAGGGGTCGGGTCCAACGCCATGAAGTGCGTCGAACGCCTTGGCCGCTGCCGGCGCCCCGCTGCTCAGCATCTGCTCGCCCTGCGCGCACCAGCTCAGCATGCCGAGGCGGGCTGACCCCATCGTGGAGCCATCCGACCCCGCCGCGGGGCGTCTTGGCAGCCCCTTGATCGCTCGCTCCCGTCGGCAGCCAAGGGACTGCGGCCCGAGGTTTGCGTCGCGAAGCCCACCCATCGCAGCACCATGGCCGCGTTTCCGCTTTCGTTGCCCTCGGGACGAGGCTCCACACCTCGCTTGGGCCGCGATTAATCAACGGAGAGGCGATGTGTTTGGCTGTGCGCCGGTACAGGGCATCGCTCCGCGGGTCCACCTCGAGGCTGGTGCGGATCGTGCTTGCGCTGGAAGCACATCCACCGTGGGCCGCGTGCGATGGTGCGAGCTTCTTCCCGATTGAAGCTGCTTGAGAGGGGGCTTCCCCGTGCGATCTGTCGGTTACCACTTCCAGCTGCTTTCGCTGGCCTGTGTTTCAGCGCCGCTGCTTGGCGGCTGTGGTGGACCGGAGGTCGGGCCCGGGCCCTGGACCAAGCCCGTCGATACGGTTAGCCATACGGTTAGCCAATCGTCGACCGCTCCGTGGCGCCAGCCTTATGCCGGCACCAACGCTAGCGGGGACGACGTGGTCGCTCTTTGGCAATTCGACGACGACGCCCCGCTCGCCGATGTGTCGGGCCACGGCCATGCCCTGCAGCTGCGAGGGGAGGGCCGCATCGTCGACGAGGGTCGCTTCGGATCGGGCCTCGCAGGCATTGCAGCGAGCTGCAGCAAGGATCGGCCGCAGGGGGCCCAGGCCGCCCTCGACGCCCGCTTGACCCCCGCCGGCGCGTTCACGCTGGAAGCCTGGTTCGCGCTCGCACCAGGCGCCGACGCTGAAGCGGCCACCACGGCGATGATCCTCGACAACAAGTACTACCACTACGAAAGCCAGCTGCCTGAGGCCAATCACGGCTACGCTTTCTTTCTGGCGCGCGACCGGGAGACTTGGATACCGACCGCCATGCTCGGCTACGGAGCCGACTCGGAGTCATTCCTCGGGTCCGCGAGCAGGCTGGAGCCCGGCACCTGGCATCACCTGGCCTTCAGCTACGATGGCCACGGTGTGGGGCGGTTCTATCTGGACGGCGTCGAAGGCCCGAAGACCAGCCATGCGGGCCGAGCGGCGCTCTCTCCAGCCCGCTACGGCCTCGTCGTCGGTGACCGCGTGGGCAGCTGTTATGTCGGCTTTCCGGGCACTCTGGACCAGGTGCGTGTCAGCCGCCACGCGCTGTCTTTTCACCACGACAGATTGGTCACCAAGGTCGCCGCTGGCCAACGCTCGGTATATCGGCG belongs to Pseudomonadota bacterium and includes:
- a CDS encoding RNA polymerase sigma factor, with amino-acid sequence MTEARLLRRAQAGDRGALDRLLRQELRAVRQAAWRVLGADSELDDVTQKALIEAVRSLQTFRGDCRFRTWLTRIAIRVAWTHLRARSKIIPLTPAIEEAQHSDRGHARTEAHSELCRLQRCLNQLPPEQRVVFTLRDLEGYTTGEIARLLEIPEGTVSTRLRTARLRIREHLSAPVALPQPRQPAALQRLESNAGRHA